Within bacterium, the genomic segment AGATTTGTCAAGTGGGTGAACTGGAATTGGCACATAGGCAACACTTTATAAAAGAAATAAGGGATAGAATGAAAAATAAAAAAGGAGGAGGTGTCAAATGAAAAAGAATATAGACCAAGATATACCATTAGTATATGTATTGAAACTCAAAATCAATCTTAATGATTACAATCCCAAATATCCCAAGAATCCGAAGAATTTCGGTGAAAGAATTAGGAAGAAACGGATGGATTTACATTTAACAATGAAAGATGTTGCTCAAAAATTAGGAGTTTCAGAAACAACAATATATAACTGGGAAATAAAAGGAAGAAAACCTTACAGAAGAACAGAAGAGAAGCTTAGAGCTATTCTTGGGTTAAAGCAGAAAAAAATCTCTGTCTAAAGTTCTGTATTGGATTGCTTCTGATAGGTGCTCTTTGCTTATCTGTTCTAAGCCGGCAAGGTCAGCAATAGTACGTGATACTTTTAATATCTTGTCATATGCTCTGGCGCTAAGATTCAGATGAGACATTGCCATTTTTAGTAGTTCACTCTCTTCTTTGCCTAAAGCACAGAATTTGCGTGTTTGTCTATGACTCATCTGGGCATTGCACATAATATTTTCATTCTTTTTGTCTTCTGAGGAAAACCTTTCTCTTTGAATTGCTCTTGCTTTGTTGACTCTTTCTCTTATTTGAGCGGAACTTTCAGCGGGAGTATTGTCACTCACTTCCTGATAATTGAGAGGAGGAACTTCAATGTGAACGTCTATTCTATCCAACAAAGGGCCTGAAATCTTAGAGCGATATTGATGAATTTGAGCAGGGGTACATCTACATTGAAGATTTAAGGTCGCATAGTTCCCGCACTTACAACCATGCAGAACAGAATACAAACTTTTTACCCCCATTAGTGTATACACTTGAATTATCAATTAACCTTAATGATTTTAACCCATCCTACCCCAAAAATCCACAAACACTGGGAGAGAGAATAAGAAAGACGAGAATGGATAAAGGGTTATATGCCAAAGAACTGGCTAAAAGGCTGGGAGTTACTGATGATACAGTGATAAATTGGGAAAAAGACAGGAATAAACCGCAAGGGAAGAATATGGAGAAAATAAAAGAATTTCTAAAAGAGGAGGATATGAAAAATGAAGTTAATTCCATTATCAGATAGGGAAAGATTAAAAGAAATCTGCCCGTTTTCAGTGAAGACTCTCTATAAATGGAGATCACTTGGATTATATCCTGAGTTAACAGTGAAAGTCGCGGGAAAGGTTTGTCTTTGCGTGGATGCGCTTGAGAAAATGATTGAAGATGGTTTTAAGAAACAGCGGGAGAGAGCTGAAAAGATGGAAGCAATCAGGGAAAAGTTAAAAAATTAGAAAACAAAGATAAAAACAGAAATTATATTTTCTTAAGATTTTCTTTTTTGTGGATAGCCAAACATTTCCGACACATATTAATCTGTTTACCATCCTTTGTTTTCACCGGTATAGTGGGTGATTCACTACAGATTAAACAGCTATTCGTGGATGGTCCTCCCATGGTTTCGGTGACAATTAACTTTGGGTCTTCAAAATGTGATGCTACTTTACGTACTCTATCCACCATAG encodes:
- a CDS encoding helix-turn-helix domain-containing protein, which codes for MKKNIDQDIPLVYVLKLKINLNDYNPKYPKNPKNFGERIRKKRMDLHLTMKDVAQKLGVSETTIYNWEIKGRKPYRRTEEKLRAILGLKQKKISV
- a CDS encoding ATP-binding protein, with amino-acid sequence MYSVLHGCKCGNYATLNLQCRCTPAQIHQYRSKISGPLLDRIDVHIEVPPLNYQEVSDNTPAESSAQIRERVNKARAIQRERFSSEDKKNENIMCNAQMSHRQTRKFCALGKEESELLKMAMSHLNLSARAYDKILKVSRTIADLAGLEQISKEHLSEAIQYRTLDRDFFLL
- a CDS encoding helix-turn-helix domain-containing protein, yielding MDKGLYAKELAKRLGVTDDTVINWEKDRNKPQGKNMEKIKEFLKEEDMKNEVNSIIR